The Schistocerca gregaria isolate iqSchGreg1 chromosome 1, iqSchGreg1.2, whole genome shotgun sequence genome includes a window with the following:
- the LOC126273626 gene encoding GPI mannosyltransferase 3, which yields MRLNHRIPVCLLLVLRLVSVFLVSTFYVPDEYWQSLEIAHRLAYGYGYTTWEWKVGIRSYVYPSLIALMYKIMNIIKIDTVENLILLPRIFQALLCVCADLMFLRWCRTCIGVTNEWALLNISIAWFHAYTATRTLTNTLETALTSMALCLYPWTTMRRGGVETTKYLWIVGFACLMRPTAFVIWLPFAIYHFLQASDWKVLSRVYIIRAAVFISFSTVVDSLCHGSVTCSPISFLYYNLVKNIASFYGTHGLLWYFTVGIPTVLGVHIFPFVLGCNEVITYKQDKARNVCLVLFFVILWTVLVYSMIPHKEFRFILPLLPMMLFIATFWLTVWGKRNSFGYRPIFMKVFLILGSVIPFLYCGIVHQRGTLDVMKILAEESAKNPGNTSIWFLMPCHSTPLYSHLHSPVDVFFLECDPLASQDVADVFFSSPLTWLHDNFPETGRGPSHIVIFNKLYKKIEGFLSLRHYKLFQQLFHSHFVEGNVGTHIMIFKRNE from the coding sequence ATGAGACTGAATCATAGAATACCCGTTTGCTTACTTCTGGTACTGCGCTTGGTGTCTGTGTTCCTTGTTTCGACATTTTACGTTCCAGACGAGTACTGGCAATCATTAGAGATAGCTCACAGATTAGCATACGGTTATGGGTATACAACATGGGAATGGAAAGTTGGTATTAGAAGTTACGTATATCCAAGTTTGATAGCATTGATGTATAAAATCATGAACATAATTAAAATAGACACTGTGGAGAACTTAATTCTATTACCACGGATATTTCAAGCATTGTTATGCGTTTGTGCCGATTTAATGTTTCTGCGTTGGTGCAGAACATGTATTGGTGTTACGAATGAGTGGGCGCTGCTTAATATAAGTATCGCTTGGTTTCATGCGTACACTGCAACTCGAACATTAACTAACACCTTAGAAACGGCGCTGACATCAATGGCTTTATGCTTGTATCCATGGACGACAATGCGGAGAGGAGGCGTGGAAACAACGAAATACTTGTGGATCGTAGGATTTGCCTGCCTTATGCGTCCAACAGCATTCGTGATATGGTTACCATTCGCAATTTATCACTTCTTGCAGGCTAGTGACTGGAAAGTTTTGAGCCGTGTGTACATCATAAGAGCAGCTGTTTTCATTAGTTTTTCAACTGTTGTAGATTCACTTTGCCATGGGTCAGTGACTTGTTCACCCATTAGCTTCCTCTATTACAACTTAGTTAAAAACATAGCCTCCTTCTATGGAACACATGGGTTGCTTTGGTATTTTACTGTAGGTATTCCTACAGTTTTAGGTGTGCACATCTTTCCATTTGTTCTTGGTTGCAATGAAGTTATTACTTATAAACAAGATAAAGCAAGAAATGTTTGTTTGGtactattttttgtaattttgtggaCAGTTCTGGTATACAGTATGATTCCACATAAAGAATTTAGATTTATCCTACCCTTGCTTCCAATGATGTTATTTATTGCAACTTTTTGGTTAACAGTGTGGGGAAAACGAAACAGTTTTGGTTATCGTCcaatatttatgaaagtatttctaaTACTAGGCTCAGTAATTCCGTTTCTGTACTGTGGCATTGTTCACCAAAGAGGAACTCTCGATGTCATGAAGATtttggcagaagaatcagcaaaaaATCCTGGTAACACTTCTATATGGTTTCTCATGCCATGCCATTCCACACCTCTGTACAGTCATCTCCATTCTCCTGTGGATgtattctttttggaatgtgatcCACTGGCTAGTCAAGATGTGGCTGATGTCTTTTTCAGCAGTCCCTTGACGTGGCTTCATGATAATTTTCCAGAAACAGGTAGAGGTCCCTCTCATATTGTTATTTTTAACAAACTGTATAAGAAAATTGAGGGATTTCTGTCGTTACGGCACTATAAACTGTTTCAACAGTTATTTCATTCTCACTTTGTAGAAGGTAATGTAGGTACACAcataatgattttcaaaagaaatgagTGA